A window from Thiosulfatimonas sediminis encodes these proteins:
- a CDS encoding two-component system response regulator — MPDSPSKVLIIEDDSVTRMMLAKVLTHSGYEIIQATNGREGLGAYMQHNPNVVLMDVMMPVMDGFAATRAIREYEQKRAVPILMLTALDDIHSIDDAFDAGATDFITKPINWGIFAQRIKYALRTAQIEDRLRSRQAELNFAQQLAKLGYWEWDAVNNLVTGSTSAFAIFDVPMKQHTSLEQFLAHVMSKDKPMLLQAFNEASQGQSKIQTSFRVVSHDGMIKHIECLGEVDFDQQNNVLKITGSVQDISRLHRAESQIEYQNTHDSLTNLPNRNHFNKTFKKHLSEYPKRLCAVIVFDIDRFKQINTHFGQGFGDELLISIAQRLKRITRDGDYVARIGSDEFSILILNIATTEELNHLLNRLKQNLSGAFVIHQEELFLSISTGVSVYPQDGNNADLLLNNANIARAKAKAEGGNQLLFFRNEMNQAAQASMQLENELRNAVKKKQIEVYYQPQIDAQTLRPIGSEALVRWNHPTLGMISPVTFIPLAESTGLIIEIGNFVLQQAVKQTAKWYKKGHQLRIGINLSSRQFTQSDLMLEVQQALSSNELPSALIDLEITESLAMNDAERTTRLLKGLKAMGVSISIDDFGTGYSSLAYLNSFPIDTIKIDRCFIKNLDTQAGQTIANTIIAMAKSLDLEVIAEGIETEEQMHYLQSKECDILQGFKFGKPMPAKEFEAWLELQNQGITQ; from the coding sequence ATGCCAGACTCTCCCAGTAAAGTCCTGATTATTGAAGATGACTCAGTCACACGCATGATGCTGGCTAAAGTCTTAACCCATTCAGGCTACGAAATCATTCAGGCCACCAATGGTCGAGAAGGCTTAGGCGCTTATATGCAGCATAATCCGAATGTGGTGTTAATGGATGTGATGATGCCGGTGATGGATGGCTTTGCGGCAACCAGAGCGATTCGCGAATACGAACAAAAGCGTGCGGTGCCAATTCTGATGCTCACCGCCTTGGACGACATTCACTCTATCGATGATGCCTTTGATGCAGGGGCCACGGATTTTATTACCAAACCGATTAACTGGGGTATTTTTGCCCAACGGATCAAATACGCACTGCGTACCGCACAAATCGAAGACCGATTACGCAGCCGCCAAGCAGAACTGAATTTCGCACAGCAACTTGCCAAACTCGGCTATTGGGAATGGGATGCCGTCAACAATCTGGTAACCGGTTCCACTTCCGCCTTTGCCATTTTTGATGTACCGATGAAACAACACACCAGCTTAGAACAGTTTCTTGCTCATGTGATGTCCAAAGACAAACCAATGCTGTTACAAGCCTTTAACGAAGCAAGCCAAGGGCAGAGTAAAATTCAAACCAGCTTTCGTGTTGTCAGCCATGATGGCATGATCAAGCACATCGAATGTTTAGGCGAAGTGGATTTTGACCAACAGAACAATGTGCTAAAAATCACGGGTTCAGTTCAAGACATTAGCCGATTACACCGTGCAGAGAGCCAGATTGAATACCAAAACACGCACGATAGTTTGACCAATTTACCGAATCGCAATCATTTCAATAAAACCTTTAAAAAGCACCTTAGCGAATACCCAAAACGACTCTGCGCAGTGATTGTCTTTGACATTGATCGCTTCAAACAGATTAACACCCATTTTGGTCAAGGCTTTGGTGACGAACTATTGATTTCGATTGCACAACGCTTAAAACGCATTACCCGCGACGGCGATTATGTCGCCCGCATCGGCAGTGATGAATTTAGTATTTTAATTTTAAATATAGCCACCACCGAGGAGCTTAACCACCTCCTCAATCGCTTAAAACAAAACCTCTCAGGCGCATTCGTCATTCATCAAGAAGAACTGTTTTTAAGCATCAGTACGGGTGTTTCAGTCTATCCGCAAGACGGTAACAATGCCGATTTACTGCTCAACAATGCCAACATTGCTCGCGCCAAAGCCAAAGCCGAAGGCGGCAACCAGCTGTTGTTCTTCCGCAATGAAATGAACCAAGCGGCACAAGCGTCAATGCAACTGGAAAACGAACTACGCAACGCAGTCAAGAAAAAGCAAATTGAAGTCTACTACCAACCACAAATTGATGCGCAAACACTTCGTCCAATTGGCTCTGAAGCTTTAGTACGCTGGAATCACCCAACCCTCGGAATGATTTCTCCGGTAACCTTTATTCCGCTCGCGGAAAGCACTGGTTTGATTATTGAAATCGGCAACTTTGTCTTGCAACAAGCGGTCAAACAAACCGCCAAATGGTATAAAAAAGGCCATCAACTACGCATCGGAATTAATTTATCAAGCCGCCAATTTACACAAAGCGACTTAATGCTCGAGGTACAACAAGCCTTAAGCTCGAACGAATTACCCAGTGCGCTGATTGATTTAGAAATTACCGAAAGCCTAGCAATGAATGATGCTGAGCGCACCACACGACTGCTAAAAGGCTTAAAAGCGATGGGCGTCTCTATCTCGATTGACGATTTTGGCACTGGCTACTCATCCCTGGCTTATCTAAATAGCTTTCCGATTGATACCATTAAAATTGACCGCTGTTTTATTAAAAATTTAGACACCCAAGCCGGCCAAACCATCGCCAACACGATTATTGCGATGGCCAAGAGCTTGGATTTAGAGGTGATTGCCGAAGGCATTGAAACCGAAGAACAAATGCATTATTTGCAGTCCAAAGAGTGCGATATTCTTCAAGGTTTTAAGTTTGGCAAACCGATGCCAGCCAAAGAGTTTGAAGCTTGGTTAGAATTACAGAATCAAGGCATTACGCAATAG
- the dtd gene encoding D-aminoacyl-tRNA deacylase yields the protein MICLLQRVQFGKVEVQKQCLGEIQHGLVVLVGFEPHDHSEKLQKMAHRLLHYRIFSDENNKMNLNVQQVNGGVLLVPQFTLAANTQNGLRPSFSTSASPTQATLLFDEFIAVVKHKYPQVQTGQFGADMQVTLCNDGPVTFWLQN from the coding sequence TTGATTTGTTTACTGCAACGCGTTCAATTCGGCAAAGTCGAAGTGCAAAAACAATGCTTAGGCGAAATTCAACATGGCTTGGTGGTCTTAGTCGGTTTTGAGCCACACGACCACAGCGAAAAATTACAAAAGATGGCACATCGCTTATTGCACTATCGCATTTTTAGCGATGAAAACAACAAAATGAATCTCAATGTTCAACAAGTCAACGGCGGAGTGCTTTTAGTACCGCAATTTACCTTGGCGGCAAACACCCAAAACGGTTTACGTCCAAGCTTTTCGACTAGCGCATCGCCAACCCAAGCGACTCTATTGTTTGATGAATTTATCGCCGTCGTCAAACACAAATACCCACAAGTTCAAACGGGGCAATTTGGTGCCGATATGCAAGTCACTTTATGCAATGACGGACCTGTGACATTCTGGCTACAAAATTAA
- the pip gene encoding prolyl aminopeptidase produces MSVLGSKLYPPIEPYVQHSLQVDSTHSLHIEECGNPNGIPILFVHGGPGGGYSVIHRQFFNPHAYRIVLFDQRGCGRSRPHACLTNNTSAHLMEDIEKIRRYLNIDKWVLFGGSWGSTLSLLYAQSYPERVLGLILRGIFLCREQDVNWFYQQGADRFYPEYWQDFIAPIAPEKRDSMVEAYYEILTSKDEVARMRAAEAWSVWEGRTCNLQTDEATVNYFGDPFHALAMARIECHYFRHQAFIEDNQILDNCHSIRHLPITIVHGRYDMVCPVNQAFELAERLPQANLIICNHAGHSAMETEISHQLITTTDAFIELLEAS; encoded by the coding sequence ATTTCCGTGTTAGGCAGCAAACTCTACCCCCCAATCGAACCCTATGTACAGCACAGCTTACAAGTTGACTCAACGCATTCGTTGCATATTGAAGAGTGCGGCAATCCCAATGGTATTCCAATTCTCTTTGTGCACGGCGGTCCAGGCGGCGGCTATAGCGTAATTCACCGCCAATTTTTCAATCCCCACGCCTATCGTATCGTCTTGTTTGATCAACGTGGCTGCGGGCGCTCACGCCCACACGCCTGCCTAACCAACAACACCAGTGCGCATCTGATGGAAGACATCGAAAAAATTCGCCGCTATTTGAACATCGATAAATGGGTGCTGTTTGGCGGTTCTTGGGGTTCGACGCTTTCGCTACTGTATGCACAAAGCTATCCGGAACGTGTGCTAGGATTGATTTTACGCGGTATCTTCTTGTGTCGAGAACAGGATGTAAATTGGTTCTATCAACAAGGTGCCGACCGTTTTTATCCCGAATATTGGCAAGATTTTATCGCCCCGATTGCCCCTGAAAAACGCGACTCTATGGTAGAAGCCTACTATGAAATCCTTACCAGCAAAGACGAAGTAGCACGAATGCGCGCTGCAGAAGCCTGGTCAGTGTGGGAAGGTCGCACCTGTAATTTGCAAACCGATGAAGCCACTGTCAATTACTTTGGCGACCCCTTCCATGCTTTGGCGATGGCACGCATCGAATGCCATTATTTCCGCCACCAAGCGTTTATCGAAGACAACCAAATTTTAGACAACTGCCATAGCATCCGCCATTTGCCGATTACCATCGTACATGGCCGCTATGATATGGTCTGCCCTGTGAATCAAGCTTTTGAGTTAGCGGAGCGCCTACCACAGGCCAACTTAATTATCTGTAACCACGCTGGACACAGCGCGATGGAAACGGAAATCAGCCACCAATTAATCACCACGACTGATGCATTTATCGAGCTTTTGGAGGCCTCTTGA
- the typA gene encoding translational GTPase TypA translates to MTTQNIRNIAIIAHVDHGKTTLVDQLLRQSGTLDDRKDMGERVMDSNDLEKERGITILSKNTAINWNDFRINIVDTPGHADFGGEVERILSMVDSVLLLVDSVEGPMPQTRFVTEKALKQGLKPIVVINKIDRPGARPDWVLDQTFDLFDRLGATDDQMDFTVLYASGLNGFSGYDDSVRDGNMDPVFQTIIDKVPAPEVDLDGPLQLQCISLDYDTYKGVIGTGRIKRGSAKVGMTVTIVDSKGNTRKGKFGELFGYHGLQRVNITEAHAGDIVAFSGFDPLNISDTLCDPIAPEALTPVSVDQPTVSMTFQVNDSPFVGQEGKLLTSRQILERLDKELLTNVALRVEDTEDANKFRVSGRGELHLSVLIETMRREGFEMGISRPEVIFREVDGETHEPYENLTVDVPEEAQGSIMEKLGMRKAEMQDMVPDGHGRVRIDFIIPSRGLIGFRTEFMTATQGEGLIFSSFSHYGPKFSGSLGERNNGVLISNDKGKALAYALFNLQDRGRLYIGHGEEVYEGMIIGLHSRSNDLTVNPLKGKQLTNVRASGTDEALILTPPIRFSLEQALEFIDDDELVEVTPKSIRIRKKFLTENERKRASRSSKD, encoded by the coding sequence ATGACAACGCAGAACATTCGCAATATCGCCATTATTGCTCACGTTGACCATGGTAAAACAACCCTGGTTGACCAACTTTTAAGACAGTCTGGAACCCTAGACGACCGCAAAGATATGGGCGAACGCGTCATGGACTCGAACGATCTGGAAAAAGAGCGTGGAATTACCATCCTGTCTAAAAACACCGCGATTAACTGGAATGATTTTCGCATCAACATCGTAGACACCCCAGGACACGCCGATTTCGGTGGTGAAGTTGAGCGTATCTTATCGATGGTTGACTCGGTACTACTGTTGGTTGACTCCGTAGAAGGGCCAATGCCGCAAACGCGTTTCGTTACCGAAAAAGCACTTAAACAAGGCTTGAAGCCAATCGTTGTTATCAACAAAATCGACCGTCCAGGCGCACGTCCTGACTGGGTACTTGATCAAACATTTGACCTATTCGATCGTTTAGGTGCAACCGATGATCAAATGGACTTCACTGTGCTGTACGCCTCTGGTCTAAACGGTTTCTCAGGTTACGACGACAGCGTCCGCGACGGCAATATGGATCCGGTTTTCCAGACCATCATCGATAAAGTACCTGCGCCTGAAGTTGATCTTGATGGGCCGCTACAGCTGCAATGTATCTCTCTGGATTACGACACCTACAAAGGCGTTATCGGGACTGGGCGTATTAAACGTGGTTCGGCAAAAGTAGGGATGACAGTCACTATCGTCGACTCTAAAGGCAACACCCGTAAAGGTAAATTTGGTGAGCTATTCGGTTACCACGGCTTACAGCGCGTAAACATCACTGAAGCCCACGCTGGTGATATCGTTGCATTCTCTGGCTTTGATCCATTAAACATCTCAGACACTCTGTGCGATCCTATTGCTCCAGAAGCCTTAACTCCAGTGAGCGTTGATCAGCCTACCGTTAGCATGACCTTCCAAGTAAACGATTCTCCGTTTGTTGGTCAAGAAGGTAAATTGCTTACCTCACGTCAAATTCTTGAGCGCTTGGATAAAGAGCTGCTAACCAACGTGGCTTTACGCGTTGAAGACACCGAAGATGCCAACAAATTCCGAGTTTCAGGACGTGGCGAACTGCATCTTTCAGTGTTAATCGAAACCATGCGTCGTGAAGGCTTTGAAATGGGCATCTCGCGTCCTGAAGTTATTTTCCGTGAAGTCGATGGCGAAACACATGAACCTTACGAAAACCTAACAGTAGATGTACCTGAAGAAGCTCAGGGTAGCATTATGGAAAAGCTAGGGATGCGTAAAGCAGAAATGCAAGATATGGTTCCGGACGGTCACGGTCGCGTGCGTATCGATTTCATTATCCCGTCGCGTGGTCTAATCGGCTTCCGTACCGAATTTATGACAGCCACTCAGGGTGAAGGTCTTATCTTCTCAAGCTTCTCGCATTACGGACCAAAATTCTCTGGCTCGTTGGGCGAGCGTAACAACGGTGTCTTAATCTCTAACGATAAAGGTAAAGCCCTGGCTTACGCTCTGTTTAACCTACAAGATCGTGGTCGTCTATACATCGGTCATGGTGAAGAAGTCTACGAAGGGATGATTATCGGCCTGCACAGCCGTTCTAACGACCTAACGGTTAACCCGCTAAAAGGCAAGCAGCTTACCAACGTACGTGCCTCTGGAACGGACGAAGCGCTCATTCTGACGCCACCAATCCGCTTTTCACTAGAACAAGCATTGGAATTTATCGATGACGATGAATTGGTTGAAGTTACGCCTAAGAGCATCCGTATTCGTAAGAAATTCTTGACTGAAAACGAACGCAAACGCGCGTCACGTTCATCAAAAGACTAA
- a CDS encoding DUF6691 family protein — MNFVHAYRINILGVLMGILFGFLMSRAGATTYDYHVKMFLFEDMQLMKVIGTAVVIAMIGVYLLKRFHVSAIATGTEVDFVKKPYQQGLIAGAFLFGVGWAMTAACPGTIPAMVAEGKVGAVFSLIGLLLGTLAYGILQSFIANNGSYKDAFKP, encoded by the coding sequence ATGAACTTTGTCCACGCCTACCGGATTAATATTTTGGGCGTTTTAATGGGCATTCTGTTCGGTTTTTTAATGAGCCGCGCCGGCGCGACCACTTACGACTACCACGTCAAAATGTTTTTATTTGAAGACATGCAGTTAATGAAAGTCATCGGCACAGCCGTCGTGATTGCGATGATCGGCGTCTATCTATTGAAACGCTTTCACGTCAGTGCGATTGCGACCGGCACAGAAGTGGATTTCGTCAAAAAACCTTATCAACAGGGGTTGATTGCCGGCGCTTTTCTATTTGGTGTCGGCTGGGCGATGACCGCAGCCTGTCCCGGAACCATTCCGGCGATGGTAGCCGAAGGTAAAGTCGGCGCGGTATTTAGCTTAATTGGCTTACTCCTCGGAACCTTAGCATACGGTATCCTACAGTCGTTTATTGCCAACAACGGCAGCTATAAAGATGCGTTTAAACCTTAA
- a CDS encoding YeeE/YedE family protein gives MEVTVWSGWIAGLAIGLFVVLHFWLIGKPAGCSTGYGNVCGMLCKKVRYYHEGEYEAKNNIKLWFLVGIPIGGLIAGLTAENPWQISFDMGMYEQILPGSDAAKAIWLMFGGMLLGFGARLAGACTTGHALVGGAMLNPPSLLAGAVFFASALITTQLLFNT, from the coding sequence ATGGAAGTCACCGTCTGGTCAGGCTGGATTGCCGGATTGGCAATCGGTTTATTTGTGGTTTTACACTTTTGGTTAATCGGTAAGCCGGCCGGCTGCTCGACCGGTTACGGCAATGTATGCGGCATGCTATGCAAAAAAGTGCGCTATTACCACGAAGGCGAATACGAAGCCAAAAACAACATCAAACTCTGGTTTCTAGTCGGCATTCCGATTGGCGGTTTGATCGCCGGCTTAACCGCAGAAAACCCATGGCAAATCAGCTTTGACATGGGCATGTATGAACAGATTCTGCCCGGTTCCGATGCCGCTAAAGCGATTTGGCTGATGTTCGGCGGAATGCTCCTCGGCTTCGGCGCTCGTCTGGCCGGCGCTTGCACCACCGGACACGCGCTGGTTGGCGGCGCGATGCTCAACCCGCCGAGCTTATTGGCCGGCGCCGTCTTCTTTGCTAGCGCACTGATTACCACGCAGCTGCTGTTTAACACCTAA
- a CDS encoding TsoY family (seleno)protein — protein MQAKNPQFQILHILAALGAGGMTASFFFIVNFMTAHPGDALISWDVLQRDYIGGTNANQLLVQLYMLGATFSAILHFVLLSRWFKGFNGFRQTSAYQTLKNSNAEVQLMAIPLTLTMSMNVFFILGAMYIPGLFSSVSLFGMEAQLIDFMMVGAGIYFSGMLVLALKIFSVYWMRLVDGNLDFIQNSNLGQLLAIFAFGMIGVSLGALSLSKVPLIALFGMSMAYIVITLTILLGLIKLIIGFKSIFQEGIAPASSVTLLLPMVITAMIVVGLIRADIGTMHALDTGRDANYHLMVTTIGIGFSVLVALFALSVMRRKKYFTMLHKGELDGASFALICPGFAFEVQLVLWLNAGLVFTGFVTFDSSVYYLLWTPILIVQFVTIYYFVKLLQLNRFLKFAPSAHRA, from the coding sequence ATGCAGGCGAAAAACCCGCAGTTTCAAATACTTCACATTCTCGCAGCACTCGGTGCAGGCGGAATGACGGCATCGTTTTTCTTTATCGTGAACTTTATGACCGCTCATCCGGGCGACGCTTTAATCAGCTGGGATGTTCTACAGCGCGATTATATTGGCGGCACCAACGCCAACCAATTGTTGGTGCAGCTCTATATGCTCGGGGCGACATTCTCGGCGATTTTGCATTTTGTGCTCTTAAGCCGCTGGTTTAAAGGCTTTAATGGCTTTCGCCAAACCTCGGCCTACCAAACACTGAAAAACTCCAATGCCGAAGTGCAGTTGATGGCGATTCCGCTCACCTTGACCATGAGCATGAATGTATTTTTTATCCTCGGTGCCATGTATATTCCCGGGCTGTTTAGTTCTGTCAGCTTGTTCGGCATGGAAGCGCAACTCATCGACTTTATGATGGTCGGTGCCGGTATCTACTTCAGCGGTATGCTTGTTTTGGCTCTGAAAATTTTTTCGGTGTACTGGATGCGTCTTGTGGACGGCAACCTCGACTTTATTCAAAATTCCAACCTTGGGCAGCTACTGGCGATCTTTGCTTTTGGCATGATTGGCGTCAGCTTAGGGGCGTTGAGTCTGTCGAAAGTGCCGCTCATCGCACTGTTTGGCATGAGCATGGCCTATATTGTGATTACCCTAACCATTCTGCTGGGCTTAATTAAACTGATTATCGGATTCAAGTCTATTTTCCAAGAGGGGATTGCACCGGCAAGCAGCGTCACCTTGCTGTTACCGATGGTGATTACCGCAATGATCGTGGTCGGTCTGATTCGCGCTGACATCGGCACAATGCACGCATTGGACACCGGCCGCGATGCGAATTACCATTTAATGGTCACCACCATCGGCATTGGTTTCTCGGTCCTTGTGGCCCTATTCGCTTTGAGCGTCATGCGCCGCAAAAAATACTTTACGATGCTACACAAAGGCGAACTGGACGGCGCGTCATTTGCGCTGATTTGTCCGGGATTCGCTTTTGAAGTGCAACTGGTACTCTGGCTCAACGCCGGTCTGGTATTTACCGGGTTCGTTACTTTTGATAGCTCGGTTTACTATCTTCTATGGACACCGATTTTGATTGTGCAGTTTGTCACCATTTACTACTTCGTTAAGTTACTGCAACTCAACCGTTTCTTAAAATTCGCACCCAGCGCCCACCGCGCCTAA
- a CDS encoding ribonuclease T2 family protein, with protein sequence MHYFLALFFVFALSFNVHAKCQIDDAWLNPNYDHQIDYQNTEVATDFFLLMFSNSKKFCEQMARKGQTDKVKFQCASGNDFGWVVHGLWGESENAYIRGDYKGHPRFCQGDLPKVTLAELKPYLCMSPGTRLLQGEWEKHGACDFPSFTAYYQKTQALYQRYTMPPAELKPKAAMQWMKKQHPELKDLWMHVDHKEFGICFDKQFQVMSCPKQRR encoded by the coding sequence GTGCATTATTTCCTCGCCCTATTCTTTGTTTTCGCCCTCTCGTTTAATGTGCACGCCAAATGCCAAATCGACGACGCTTGGCTGAACCCCAACTACGACCATCAGATTGATTATCAAAATACCGAAGTCGCAACGGATTTCTTTTTGTTGATGTTCTCCAACTCGAAAAAGTTCTGCGAACAGATGGCGCGCAAAGGACAAACCGACAAGGTGAAATTCCAGTGCGCCTCGGGCAATGATTTCGGCTGGGTGGTACATGGTTTATGGGGCGAATCGGAAAATGCCTACATCCGCGGTGACTACAAAGGCCACCCGCGTTTTTGTCAAGGCGACCTGCCGAAAGTGACTTTGGCGGAACTCAAACCTTACTTATGCATGAGCCCCGGCACGCGCTTGTTGCAAGGCGAATGGGAAAAGCACGGCGCTTGCGACTTCCCAAGTTTTACCGCCTATTACCAAAAAACCCAAGCCCTCTACCAACGCTATACTATGCCGCCGGCGGAGTTAAAGCCGAAAGCCGCAATGCAGTGGATGAAAAAACAGCACCCTGAACTCAAAGACCTTTGGATGCATGTCGACCACAAAGAGTTCGGCATCTGCTTTGACAAGCAGTTCCAAGTGATGAGCTGTCCCAAACAGCGGCGTTAA
- a CDS encoding TIGR00645 family protein, producing the protein MKRVEHFFENLLFASRWLMAPVYLGLVLAMVILLFKFGKELLDLALSLTQATSGDIIIGVLTLVDVALIMNLLIIIIFSGYENFVSKMDLQNHEDRPEWMGHIGFTDLKIKVIGSIVAISGIELLKAFMNIEQYSDKHLAWLIGLHVTFVFSGVMYALMDRLGNHSKAKDEH; encoded by the coding sequence ATGAAACGCGTAGAACATTTTTTTGAAAACCTGCTGTTCGCCAGTCGCTGGTTGATGGCACCGGTCTATTTAGGTCTGGTGCTTGCCATGGTGATTTTGCTGTTTAAGTTCGGCAAAGAACTGTTGGACTTGGCCTTGAGCCTGACTCAAGCGACCAGCGGCGACATCATTATCGGTGTCCTGACCTTGGTCGATGTGGCCTTGATTATGAACTTGCTGATTATCATTATCTTTAGCGGTTATGAGAATTTCGTTTCCAAAATGGATTTGCAAAACCATGAAGACCGCCCGGAATGGATGGGGCATATCGGCTTTACTGATCTGAAAATCAAAGTCATCGGTTCGATTGTGGCCATTTCGGGAATCGAACTGCTCAAAGCCTTTATGAACATCGAGCAATACAGCGACAAGCATCTCGCGTGGTTGATTGGCCTGCACGTCACCTTTGTTTTCTCCGGCGTGATGTACGCGCTAATGGACAGACTTGGCAACCACAGTAAAGCGAAAGACGAACATTAA
- a CDS encoding tetratricopeptide repeat protein, with product MTLTVFRKILAIVGLIFCFLSSVHAEQLHTKETQNIENLSQPMYNPFVERYVMDDLKQLRVEMNDLHVEVTKEITNRELAATTRAVSYATDTITYFFYLIAGVSSVLVLVGWNSIRDVKEKVHLLANTKIDEVVTEYEGRLAKLEEELHRKSRGITSAQQRLAQHQDIYSLWLKAGQEQILSNKVDIYDQILERDPDNAEAMTYKADVVLDMEEPHWAIALCHQALRLSPENSHAFYQLASAYALLDAPEKALNYLAKSLQDAQGNADSILNDPHFANLKKEAKFIALLRGYDSSFQSTQAV from the coding sequence ATGACGCTTACTGTTTTTAGAAAAATATTGGCCATTGTAGGCCTTATTTTTTGCTTTTTATCCAGCGTGCACGCTGAACAGCTGCATACTAAAGAAACTCAAAATATCGAAAATTTAAGCCAGCCGATGTATAACCCTTTTGTTGAGCGTTATGTGATGGATGATTTAAAGCAATTGCGAGTTGAGATGAACGATTTGCACGTTGAAGTCACTAAAGAAATTACCAATCGTGAATTGGCTGCGACAACTCGTGCGGTCAGTTACGCGACCGATACGATTACCTATTTTTTCTATCTGATTGCGGGTGTTAGTTCGGTTTTGGTTTTGGTTGGTTGGAATTCGATTCGGGATGTCAAAGAGAAAGTACATCTGTTGGCGAACACGAAAATTGATGAGGTAGTGACCGAATATGAAGGGCGATTAGCAAAGTTAGAAGAGGAGTTACATCGTAAATCGCGTGGCATAACCAGCGCACAGCAACGCTTGGCGCAACATCAGGATATTTACAGCCTATGGTTAAAGGCTGGGCAAGAGCAGATTTTGAGCAATAAAGTGGATATCTACGACCAAATTTTAGAACGCGACCCTGATAATGCGGAAGCCATGACCTATAAGGCGGACGTGGTTCTAGATATGGAAGAGCCGCATTGGGCAATTGCATTATGTCATCAGGCGCTTCGTTTAAGTCCGGAAAACAGCCATGCTTTTTATCAGTTGGCGAGTGCTTATGCGCTGTTGGATGCGCCGGAAAAAGCGCTTAATTATCTGGCGAAGTCTTTGCAAGATGCACAAGGCAATGCCGACTCAATTTTAAATGACCCGCATTTTGCGAACTTAAAAAAAGAAGCCAAATTTATCGCGCTTTTACGGGGCTACGACAGCAGCTTTCAATCCACACAGGCGGTTTAA